A region from the Flavobacteriales bacterium TMED191 genome encodes:
- a CDS encoding biopolymer transporter ExbD, with protein sequence MSKFKKNQKGGTPPISTASLPDIVFMLLFFFMVTTVMRETEMLVDNTLPQATEVKKLERKSLVSYIYIGAPRGLNRKNQFGTKAKIQLNDSYSNVGDIQAFIAAERESRAEEEIPLLTTSIKADVDVKMGIISDIKEELRKAQAYKINYSTRKEIK encoded by the coding sequence ATTTAAAAAAAATCAAAAGGGTGGTACCCCACCAATTTCTACTGCATCTTTGCCTGATATAGTATTTATGTTATTATTCTTTTTTATGGTAACTACTGTGATGCGGGAAACAGAAATGTTAGTTGACAACACTCTTCCTCAAGCAACTGAAGTAAAAAAACTTGAAAGAAAATCCCTAGTATCCTACATATATATAGGAGCACCTAGAGGGCTTAATAGAAAAAACCAATTTGGAACAAAAGCTAAAATCCAACTTAATGATTCTTATTCAAATGTAGGTGATATACAGGCATTTATTGCAGCTGAAAGAGAAAGTCGAGCGGAAGAAGAAATTCCTTTACTTACTACATCGATTAAAGCTGATGTGGATGTTAAAATGGGTATAATATCCGACATAAAAGAAGAGCTAAGAAAAGCGCAAGCTTATAAAATTAATTATTCTACTCGTAAAGAAATAAAATAA